A window of Paenibacillus sp. 19GGS1-52 contains these coding sequences:
- a CDS encoding PTS transporter subunit EIIC, with protein sequence MNKYEVMAQEILNSIGGTGNVGEFTNCMTRLRVSIKDHGQINEVGLKKVEGVLGVVDDETYQIILGPGVVSKVAEEFGKLIQIGAVNDSGAGTKIQESTDIKSELKKKNNTPFKNFLRKIGNIFIPLIPALVGAGIINGIAGLLNNLITSGNAADWVVTLQPILGVIGSAFFGYLTIFAGINAAKEFGGTPALGGAVAAIIVAPAVANISYIYPFFGEIKLNAGQGGIIGAILAAGLLSVLEKYLRKRVPAAIDIIVTPTLSLLVVGLLTVFFLMPVSGIISQGIGDVTIWLLAHGGPLAGFVLASLFLPLVMFGLHQALIPIHAELITQVGYTALLPILAMAGAGQVGSAIAIYVKLNHNSRLRNMIKGALPVGFLGIGEPLIYGVSLPLGRPFITACLGGGFGGALLGLFAMTERFVGTVAIGPSGLVLIPLLKGPMGFGATMLVYLSGLVISYIAGFVLTYFFGFTKQMLVEHNKEE encoded by the coding sequence ATGAACAAGTATGAAGTAATGGCCCAAGAGATCCTGAATTCTATTGGTGGGACTGGGAATGTTGGAGAGTTCACGAATTGCATGACCAGGCTGCGTGTCTCCATTAAAGATCACGGCCAAATCAACGAAGTTGGTTTGAAGAAGGTGGAGGGAGTACTCGGCGTAGTAGATGATGAAACCTATCAAATCATTCTCGGGCCGGGCGTTGTCAGCAAGGTGGCAGAAGAATTCGGGAAGCTGATCCAAATCGGAGCTGTGAATGATTCGGGCGCAGGGACGAAGATTCAGGAAAGTACTGATATCAAGTCTGAGTTGAAAAAGAAAAATAATACGCCCTTTAAAAACTTTTTGCGGAAAATCGGTAATATCTTTATCCCGCTGATTCCGGCCCTTGTCGGTGCGGGGATTATTAACGGGATTGCCGGACTGCTGAACAATCTGATTACGTCGGGGAATGCCGCTGATTGGGTGGTTACCCTGCAGCCTATCTTGGGGGTTATTGGCTCTGCCTTTTTCGGTTATCTAACGATTTTTGCCGGTATTAATGCGGCCAAGGAATTTGGTGGAACACCAGCGCTTGGTGGGGCGGTCGCCGCGATCATTGTTGCCCCTGCGGTAGCTAATATTTCTTATATCTATCCTTTCTTCGGTGAGATTAAATTGAACGCAGGCCAGGGCGGGATTATTGGTGCGATTCTTGCAGCAGGATTGCTATCGGTTCTGGAGAAATATCTGCGTAAACGGGTTCCGGCTGCTATTGATATTATTGTGACACCGACACTCTCGCTCCTTGTCGTTGGTCTATTGACGGTATTCTTCTTGATGCCGGTAAGCGGTATTATTTCTCAAGGGATCGGTGACGTTACCATCTGGCTGTTGGCCCATGGTGGCCCTTTGGCGGGGTTCGTGCTTGCCTCGTTATTCCTGCCGCTGGTCATGTTCGGACTGCATCAGGCACTCATTCCTATTCACGCGGAATTAATCACTCAGGTCGGGTATACGGCGCTGCTTCCCATTCTGGCGATGGCGGGAGCAGGCCAGGTTGGATCGGCTATTGCCATCTATGTTAAGCTGAATCATAATTCGAGATTGCGCAATATGATTAAGGGAGCGCTGCCGGTTGGGTTTCTTGGGATCGGTGAGCCGCTGATCTACGGAGTAAGCTTGCCCCTCGGACGACCTTTTATCACAGCCTGTCTGGGCGGTGGCTTCGGCGGAGCCTTACTAGGTCTGTTCGCCATGACGGAGCGGTTTGTCGGAACTGTGGCGATAGGTCCATCGGGTCTAGTCCTGATTCCTCTTCTTAAGGGTCCAATGGGCTTTGGGGCTACGATGCTAGTGTACTTGTCAGGATTAGTCATCTCTTATATCGCCGGATTTGTGTTAACCTACTTCTTCGGTTTTACAAAACAGATGCTTGTAGAGCATAATAAAGAAGAATAA
- a CDS encoding MATE family efflux transporter, with protein sequence MEPVIARMKPSSRFLNKHFSGESMDYREIVALFIPILVDQAFIVGLNLVNTAMISSSGVAAISAVNMIDSLNIFMISIFVAVATGGTVVVAQYKGSGNDSMVSHATAGAVSSVSLIALAIGLVGILFHNPLLNLLFGAASTDVMDNARTYLIGSSISYLGIAVVQAVCGALRGIGRTRASLMLSLIMNLAYVVLNIVFITLLHMGVLGMTISINVARYLGAICALYYLFRLDASLHIRLRDLFVIKITMLKKIMFIGVPFAAEQVFFNGGKILTQIFIVSLGTYAIAANAIASTFAGLMQVPAGALSLTLITVVGQCMGRRNIKDARKFVKSFLLLSSASFVLMTLLIMPLFHPILSLFHPPAEIVGEIFTIVLINAIAQIPLWSLSFITPSGLRAAGDSKFTSMVSMLSMWLFRVVLGYVLGIVLDMGLLGVWLAMNCEWGIRGAIFIKRFLGEKWYQHRLI encoded by the coding sequence ATGGAGCCTGTTATTGCAAGGATGAAGCCAAGCAGCCGTTTTCTGAATAAACATTTCTCTGGGGAATCTATGGATTACCGCGAGATTGTTGCGCTTTTTATACCGATTTTGGTTGATCAGGCCTTTATCGTAGGGTTGAATCTCGTGAATACGGCTATGATTAGCTCATCCGGCGTGGCGGCAATCAGTGCAGTGAATATGATTGATTCGCTTAATATTTTTATGATTAGTATATTTGTAGCGGTGGCAACGGGGGGGACAGTGGTTGTAGCCCAGTATAAGGGCAGCGGCAATGATTCTATGGTATCCCATGCAACCGCCGGGGCGGTGTCCTCCGTATCTTTGATAGCTTTGGCCATCGGTTTGGTAGGCATATTATTTCATAATCCCCTACTGAATCTGCTGTTCGGTGCCGCTTCAACGGATGTCATGGACAATGCCCGGACATATCTGATTGGGAGCTCCATTTCCTATCTGGGGATTGCCGTGGTTCAGGCGGTATGCGGTGCTCTGCGTGGAATTGGCAGAACGCGAGCGTCGCTTATGCTGTCACTGATTATGAATTTGGCCTATGTTGTGTTGAATATCGTATTTATTACGCTGCTGCACATGGGTGTGCTGGGCATGACTATTTCGATTAATGTAGCCCGGTATTTAGGTGCGATATGTGCTCTTTATTACTTGTTCCGGCTGGACGCCAGCCTTCATATCCGTCTTCGCGATCTATTTGTAATTAAGATAACGATGCTCAAAAAAATAATGTTTATCGGTGTGCCCTTTGCGGCTGAACAAGTTTTCTTCAATGGGGGCAAAATTCTGACCCAAATCTTCATTGTCAGTCTGGGTACGTATGCAATTGCCGCCAATGCGATCGCTTCAACTTTTGCCGGGCTCATGCAGGTTCCTGCCGGTGCGCTTTCTCTGACGCTGATTACGGTTGTTGGTCAATGTATGGGAAGGCGGAATATCAAGGATGCCCGGAAGTTCGTCAAGTCGTTTCTGCTGCTGTCCTCGGCCTCGTTCGTACTGATGACGCTGCTGATCATGCCGCTGTTCCATCCCATTCTTTCGTTGTTCCATCCGCCTGCGGAGATTGTGGGTGAAATCTTCACCATTGTACTCATCAATGCCATTGCCCAAATTCCGCTATGGTCTCTCAGCTTCATTACGCCTTCTGGACTCAGAGCGGCTGGAGATTCCAAGTTCACTTCGATGGTCTCTATGCTGTCCATGTGGCTCTTCCGCGTAGTGCTTGGGTATGTACTGGGTATTGTTCTGGATATGGGCCTCCTTGGGGTATGGCTGGCGATGAACTGTGAATGGGGCATTAGGGGAGCGATCTTTATCAAGCGTTTCCTGGGCGAGAAATGGTATCAGCATCGTCTGATTTAA
- a CDS encoding MATE family efflux transporter encodes MLEPNLNIKQSQRFLEKYFSGESIDYHQIIALFIPLLIDQAFLVGLNLVNTAMISSSGVAAISAVNMIDSLNIFLISVFIAVSTGGTVVVAQYKGSGNNPMVSKATAGTVSSVSLLAICIGVFGILFHNSLLNLLFGAASPDVMVHARTYLIGSCLSYLGIAVVEAVCGALRGIGRMKASLMLSLIMNLTYVLLNVVFINVLHMSVLGMAISANVSRYLAAGCAIFYLLRLDNNLQVKLRDMLVLNWSMLKRIMFIGLPFAAEQMFFNGGKILTQIFIVSLGTYAIATNAILSSLAGVMQIPANALSLTVITVVGQCMGQRNVKDARKFTKSFLVLASASFVFMGLLVLPFFYPLVSLFHPPDDIVGDIFLILLINTLAQIPLWAVSFITPSALRAAGDAKFTSIVSMLSMWLFRVVLGYILGIVLHMGILGVWLAMNCEWGIRGAIFLKRFWGEKWVQHQVI; translated from the coding sequence ATGCTAGAGCCAAACCTAAATATTAAACAGAGCCAACGGTTTCTTGAAAAATATTTTTCTGGAGAATCGATTGATTATCACCAGATTATCGCGCTTTTTATACCCCTACTAATTGATCAAGCCTTTCTGGTGGGCTTAAATCTCGTGAATACGGCTATGATTAGCTCATCGGGAGTAGCGGCTATCAGCGCGGTGAATATGATAGACTCCCTGAATATTTTTCTCATAAGTGTGTTTATTGCCGTGTCGACAGGTGGAACAGTTGTTGTTGCTCAGTACAAAGGCAGTGGCAACAATCCGATGGTATCAAAAGCCACTGCAGGTACCGTATCCTCAGTTTCGCTGCTGGCCATTTGCATCGGTGTATTTGGGATATTGTTTCATAATTCGCTATTAAATCTGTTGTTTGGAGCGGCTTCTCCGGATGTCATGGTCCATGCCCGAACGTATCTGATCGGGAGCTGTTTATCCTATCTGGGTATAGCTGTCGTAGAGGCAGTATGTGGTGCCCTGCGCGGAATCGGGAGAATGAAAGCATCGCTGATGCTGTCTCTGATTATGAATCTGACTTATGTTCTGTTAAACGTCGTATTTATTAATGTTCTGCATATGAGTGTGCTGGGCATGGCGATTTCTGCAAATGTATCCAGATATTTGGCCGCGGGTTGCGCGATCTTTTATCTGCTGCGGCTGGACAACAATCTGCAAGTAAAGCTTCGGGATATGCTGGTGCTGAACTGGTCGATGCTCAAAAGAATAATGTTTATCGGCTTACCGTTTGCGGCTGAGCAAATGTTCTTTAATGGTGGCAAAATCCTGACCCAAATCTTCATTGTTAGCTTGGGTACTTATGCTATTGCAACTAATGCGATTCTCTCTTCCTTGGCTGGGGTGATGCAAATTCCCGCTAATGCGCTGTCTTTGACAGTGATTACGGTTGTGGGTCAATGTATGGGACAACGAAATGTTAAGGATGCCCGAAAATTTACCAAATCCTTTCTCGTGTTGGCATCGGCTTCTTTTGTCTTCATGGGCCTGCTCGTCTTGCCTTTTTTCTATCCGCTCGTGTCGCTGTTTCATCCACCGGATGACATAGTGGGAGATATCTTCCTAATCCTGCTCATCAATACACTCGCTCAAATCCCACTGTGGGCCGTAAGCTTCATTACACCATCGGCGCTTAGAGCAGCGGGAGATGCCAAGTTTACGTCGATCGTGTCCATGCTGTCTATGTGGCTGTTTCGCGTAGTGCTGGGGTATATTCTAGGAATCGTACTTCATATGGGCATCCTGGGTGTCTGGTTAGCGATGAATTGCGAATGGGGAATCAGGGGTGCTATTTTCCTCAAGCGTTTCTGGGGGGAGAAGTGGGTTCAGCACCAAGTGATTTAA
- a CDS encoding iron-containing alcohol dehydrogenase, with product MNTFEHYNPTQLIFGRGTLSQLGSHLKSFGKRVLVVYGGGSIKRNGVYDGVMEQLNGIGAVVFELGGVEPNPRLTTVHSGIALCKANDIDFILAVGGGSVIDCVKAIAVGVKYDGEVWDIISKKIYPESALSYGTVLTLAATGSEMNAASVITNWETKEKNGWWAHFNYPQFSILDPEFTFSVPKDQTINGIVDIMSHIFEQYFHHTANSPIQDSLCEAMLRTVITTAPKLLDNLDDYEARETILYAGTMALNGTLAMGTDGDWATHNIEHAVSAVYDIAHGAGLAILFPNWMEHVIDEGLGRFQQMAVQVFGVDPVHKTARETAQEGIQALRAFWDSIGAPNRLEDCLIGDDQLDVMADKAMAKGPFGEIKKLQKEDVLAIYRNSL from the coding sequence ATGAATACTTTCGAGCACTATAATCCGACGCAGCTTATATTTGGACGAGGAACGCTCAGTCAGCTTGGTAGTCACTTGAAGTCCTTTGGCAAAAGAGTGTTGGTAGTTTATGGTGGTGGAAGCATTAAGCGAAACGGCGTATATGATGGTGTGATGGAGCAATTGAACGGTATCGGTGCGGTTGTCTTCGAACTGGGTGGAGTTGAACCGAATCCGCGGCTGACAACTGTACATAGTGGTATTGCACTCTGCAAGGCCAATGATATCGATTTTATTCTCGCTGTCGGGGGCGGAAGTGTCATAGACTGCGTTAAGGCCATTGCCGTTGGTGTCAAGTATGACGGGGAGGTATGGGATATCATCAGCAAGAAAATCTATCCGGAGTCTGCATTATCTTATGGAACGGTCCTGACGTTGGCAGCTACTGGATCAGAGATGAATGCTGCCTCTGTCATCACCAACTGGGAGACCAAGGAGAAGAATGGTTGGTGGGCCCATTTTAATTACCCGCAATTCTCCATTCTGGACCCAGAATTTACGTTCTCAGTCCCTAAAGATCAGACTATTAATGGTATCGTGGATATCATGTCGCACATATTCGAGCAATATTTCCATCACACGGCTAACTCACCGATCCAAGACAGCTTATGCGAAGCAATGCTCCGAACTGTAATTACAACAGCACCAAAGCTGTTGGACAATTTGGATGATTATGAAGCTCGGGAAACCATTCTCTATGCTGGAACAATGGCGTTAAATGGTACGCTAGCGATGGGGACAGATGGAGATTGGGCCACACATAACATTGAGCATGCGGTCAGCGCGGTATACGATATCGCGCACGGGGCGGGTCTTGCCATTCTGTTCCCTAATTGGATGGAGCATGTAATAGACGAGGGTCTTGGCCGATTTCAACAAATGGCTGTTCAAGTGTTCGGAGTTGATCCTGTCCATAAGACAGCTCGGGAAACGGCACAAGAAGGCATACAAGCATTACGTGCCTTCTGGGATTCCATTGGGGCTCCGAACCGGCTTGAGGATTGTCTGATCGGAGATGATCAGTTGGATGTTATGGCCGACAAAGCAATGGCAAAAGGTCCATTCGGCGAGATTAAGAAGCTGCAGAAAGAGGATGTTCTGGCGATTTATCGCAACTCCCTTTAA
- a CDS encoding 5'-nucleotidase C-terminal domain-containing protein: MLDKCIEKGPLTIRSASDLYLYDNTLKAIKVKGSVVKEWVEMSAGAFNTIDENSTAPQSLLNSAFAVYNFDVIDGIRYTIDVTKAAKYNPNGTVNNASSSRVKQITYNGKPLDLDQDFIVVTNNYRASGGGNFPGVKGSEMILDSQDENRQVLMDYISEVGTIDPSADGNWSLAPIWSNVNLTFTSSPDAAKVLPANMTDTGEKDIKGFGIYNLKLPVEVHLIGINDFHGQLDTVSTVSNKPAGTAAILATYLKEARAKHDNSLLFHNGDSVGASAPVSSLERDEPTIEWMNNMKFDVGSLGNHEFDQGVAALMTQLDGGVDPKDSNVTHAGTNFAYVNANAISIATGEPIIAPYVIKEVGGVKIGFIGLVTKSTPSKVSPAGTAGVRFLTPDEEVIAVEKYAKELQDQGVETIIVLAHDPASTKADVTTGEAADLAKALPADSPVDVIVAGDNHALANGVVNGKLIVQAYSYGTAFEDIKLLIDPLTGDVTSKSAVVTTTFQEGVTPDADTVALVNKYLEMHPELTNPVGTTDGTITRTDAYNNESALGNLIADAMLTADFGDGKGAADFAFMNPGGIRADLPKGNVTFGDLAKIQPFGNTLVKLTLTGAQIKTLLQQQWNVTSSGTADTKTLQISGLKYTANMYLPVAERLASLTLADGTPINPSQNYTAVVNNFMAAGGDNYKVLTEASASLAGPIDLDVFYAYIVKKFNYGAITAGIEGRINNNRVLQPTSTPSGNPGGIVTPTPTPTASATAAPSATPAPTATPAPTGDPVPSFNDLGKVAWAKEAIDSLTAKGIIKGFNDNDFAPLKNVTRAEFVTMLVRAMNLTDSGAASAFSDVKSNVWYTDSIAIAVKAGFVKGSGNGKFEPGREITREEMAIMVANALKGQLQPIDNSAALIKFADKANIAPYALEAVAQLTNMGIVSGVEAAKFAPKGIANRAQAAVIIYRTLQQVS; the protein is encoded by the coding sequence ATGTTAGATAAATGTATTGAGAAAGGACCTCTGACCATTCGGAGCGCAAGCGATCTGTATCTCTACGACAATACGCTGAAGGCTATCAAGGTTAAAGGCTCTGTCGTTAAGGAATGGGTGGAGATGAGTGCGGGTGCATTTAATACTATCGATGAAAATAGCACCGCACCGCAAAGTCTGCTGAATTCAGCGTTTGCCGTATATAACTTCGATGTTATTGACGGTATTAGATACACCATTGATGTGACGAAGGCTGCGAAATATAATCCAAACGGTACGGTTAACAATGCTTCATCGAGTCGGGTGAAGCAAATAACCTATAACGGTAAGCCATTGGATCTGGATCAGGACTTCATTGTTGTGACTAACAACTACCGCGCTAGTGGCGGGGGGAACTTCCCAGGCGTGAAAGGGTCTGAGATGATATTGGATTCACAGGATGAGAACCGCCAGGTTCTGATGGATTACATCAGTGAAGTGGGTACCATTGATCCATCAGCGGATGGCAACTGGTCCCTGGCTCCTATTTGGAGCAATGTCAATCTTACCTTTACCTCTTCACCCGATGCAGCCAAAGTGCTGCCAGCAAATATGACCGATACTGGTGAGAAAGATATTAAGGGTTTCGGTATTTATAATTTGAAACTGCCAGTGGAGGTCCATCTGATCGGAATCAATGATTTCCACGGTCAGCTGGACACCGTATCTACAGTTAGCAATAAGCCTGCAGGGACAGCAGCGATTCTGGCTACTTATTTGAAAGAAGCTCGTGCCAAACACGACAATTCCCTACTCTTCCATAATGGGGATTCCGTAGGCGCATCCGCTCCCGTATCTTCGCTTGAGCGCGATGAGCCTACTATTGAGTGGATGAATAATATGAAATTTGATGTGGGTTCTCTAGGGAATCATGAGTTCGACCAAGGCGTTGCAGCGTTGATGACACAGCTTGATGGCGGTGTTGATCCGAAGGACAGCAATGTTACTCACGCAGGTACTAACTTTGCTTACGTCAATGCTAATGCGATTAGCATTGCGACAGGCGAACCCATCATTGCCCCTTATGTAATTAAAGAGGTAGGCGGTGTGAAAATCGGATTTATAGGTTTGGTAACGAAGAGTACTCCGAGCAAGGTATCACCTGCCGGTACGGCAGGCGTGCGATTCCTGACTCCTGATGAAGAAGTCATAGCGGTTGAGAAATATGCCAAGGAACTTCAGGATCAGGGAGTGGAGACGATTATCGTCCTAGCCCATGATCCAGCTTCAACCAAAGCCGATGTTACAACGGGTGAGGCGGCTGATCTGGCGAAAGCACTTCCAGCAGACTCTCCGGTTGACGTTATTGTTGCCGGTGATAACCACGCGTTAGCCAACGGCGTTGTGAACGGCAAGTTGATTGTGCAGGCCTATTCCTATGGTACTGCATTTGAGGATATCAAGCTGCTGATTGACCCACTAACGGGAGATGTTACTAGTAAATCTGCTGTTGTTACAACTACCTTCCAGGAAGGTGTAACACCTGATGCAGATACTGTCGCTCTGGTTAACAAATATCTTGAGATGCATCCAGAGCTGACCAATCCTGTAGGGACGACAGACGGAACCATTACTCGTACAGACGCTTACAACAATGAATCTGCTCTTGGCAATCTGATAGCCGATGCTATGCTTACCGCAGATTTTGGCGACGGTAAAGGGGCTGCGGACTTCGCCTTTATGAATCCGGGTGGTATCCGTGCCGATCTTCCAAAGGGTAACGTTACATTTGGCGATCTAGCCAAAATTCAACCGTTCGGCAACACTCTGGTAAAATTGACCTTAACCGGAGCGCAAATCAAAACCCTGCTTCAGCAGCAATGGAATGTTACGTCCAGCGGAACTGCAGATACCAAAACCCTGCAAATTTCCGGTCTGAAATATACTGCCAACATGTATCTTCCAGTTGCTGAACGCCTCGCCAGCCTTACATTGGCTGACGGAACACCGATTAACCCAAGCCAGAATTATACGGCTGTTGTGAATAACTTCATGGCTGCAGGCGGAGATAACTACAAAGTCTTGACCGAAGCCAGCGCTTCCTTGGCTGGGCCTATCGATCTGGATGTATTCTACGCTTATATTGTGAAGAAGTTTAACTACGGAGCGATTACTGCGGGTATCGAAGGGCGTATCAACAATAATCGGGTTCTCCAACCAACTTCGACACCTTCAGGGAATCCAGGAGGCATTGTGACGCCAACGCCAACACCGACAGCTAGTGCGACTGCAGCACCTAGTGCTACACCTGCACCAACGGCAACTCCGGCCCCTACTGGAGATCCGGTTCCAAGTTTCAATGATTTGGGTAAGGTAGCTTGGGCTAAAGAGGCTATCGATTCTCTGACAGCCAAAGGTATCATTAAAGGGTTTAACGATAATGACTTTGCACCACTTAAGAACGTAACTCGTGCAGAATTCGTTACCATGCTGGTTCGTGCCATGAATCTGACAGATTCCGGTGCAGCCAGCGCGTTTAGTGACGTTAAATCAAACGTCTGGTATACGGACTCTATAGCTATTGCGGTTAAGGCTGGCTTTGTAAAAGGCTCCGGGAACGGAAAGTTTGAACCGGGTCGTGAAATTACCCGAGAAGAGATGGCGATTATGGTTGCGAACGCTCTGAAAGGTCAACTGCAGCCGATTGATAATAGTGCTGCACTGATCAAGTTTGCAGACAAAGCTAATATCGCTCCTTACGCACTGGAAGCTGTTGCGCAGTTGACTAATATGGGGATTGTCAGCGGAGTAGAGGCCGCGAAATTTGCTCCGAAGGGCATTGCTAATCGTGCTCAGGCGGCAGTTATTATCTACCGTACGCTGCAGCAAGTGTCTTAA
- a CDS encoding transposase: MPKTLIADAGYGSEENYAYLEQEQIQEVVKYSSYHKEKSKASRSQIGKIENWSYDEEQDTWTCKAGRTLHYRYESKEKTESGYEIHKRHYQSASCEDCPLKSSCTKAAGNREVTVSMAALRYRNQARKLLRSEEGYVLAIRRMTEPESVFGQLKNNRGFRRFLLRELSKVTLEVGWLTLAHNLLKQATTDQKRKPASLQ, from the coding sequence TTGCCTAAAACGCTCATCGCCGATGCAGGGTATGGAAGCGAAGAAAATTATGCTTATTTGGAACAGGAACAAATCCAAGAAGTTGTTAAGTATAGCAGCTACCACAAAGAGAAAAGTAAAGCCTCGAGAAGCCAGATCGGAAAGATCGAAAACTGGAGTTACGACGAGGAGCAAGATACGTGGACCTGTAAGGCTGGACGAACTCTTCATTATCGCTACGAGAGCAAAGAAAAAACGGAAAGTGGATACGAAATTCACAAACGTCATTACCAAAGTGCAAGTTGTGAAGACTGCCCACTGAAATCCAGCTGTACGAAGGCGGCGGGAAACCGGGAAGTCACCGTCAGTATGGCAGCCCTGCGTTACCGAAATCAGGCCAGGAAGCTATTGCGAAGCGAGGAAGGATATGTGCTTGCGATTCGGAGAATGACGGAACCGGAAAGTGTGTTTGGGCAACTGAAGAACAACCGGGGATTCCGGCGTTTCCTGCTTCGAGAGTTGTCAAAAGTGACGCTCGAAGTCGGGTGGCTTACGCTTGCCCATAACCTGCTAAAGCAGGCCACTACGGATCAAAAACGAAAACCAGCCAGTCTCCAATAA
- the murQ gene encoding N-acetylmuramic acid 6-phosphate etherase produces MLENLTTERRNQRTMHLDQMSVTELLTVMNDEDAKVAGAVKEQIPNIAQAVTAITESLRQGGRLIYMGAGTSGRIGLLDAVECPPTFGTSPEMVVGLIAGGSNAFIKAVEGAEDREELGVTDLQSINLTAKDAVVGIAASGRTPYVIGGLAYARSLGAVTISISCNKDAEISHKADISIEIENGPEVLTGSTRLKAGTSQKLVCNMLSTAAMIGLGKVYGNLMVDVQLSNEKLVERAKRIIMEATSCDLPTAETTLELAGRKPKLAILMILTGCTYTEAQEKLELTKGFIGPAVQQA; encoded by the coding sequence ATGTTAGAGAACCTGACGACCGAAAGAAGAAATCAACGTACGATGCATTTGGATCAGATGAGTGTTACAGAGCTGCTTACCGTGATGAACGACGAGGATGCCAAAGTAGCTGGTGCGGTTAAAGAACAAATCCCTAATATAGCGCAAGCGGTTACGGCCATTACGGAGTCACTGCGCCAGGGAGGACGTCTTATTTATATGGGGGCCGGTACGAGTGGGCGGATTGGACTGCTGGATGCTGTTGAATGTCCACCTACCTTTGGAACATCTCCGGAGATGGTTGTGGGCCTGATTGCTGGCGGGAGCAATGCTTTTATCAAAGCGGTGGAAGGTGCAGAGGATCGGGAAGAACTGGGAGTTACGGATTTACAGAGCATTAATCTTACGGCGAAAGATGCTGTTGTTGGGATTGCTGCCAGTGGAAGAACACCGTATGTGATCGGGGGTCTTGCCTATGCAAGAAGCTTGGGGGCAGTGACGATCAGTATTAGCTGTAACAAAGATGCTGAAATCAGCCACAAGGCAGACATCAGCATTGAAATTGAAAATGGGCCTGAAGTGCTGACCGGATCCACCCGATTGAAGGCGGGTACCTCACAAAAACTGGTGTGTAACATGCTGTCCACAGCCGCGATGATTGGACTCGGCAAGGTCTATGGAAATTTAATGGTTGATGTTCAGCTCTCGAACGAGAAATTGGTCGAACGGGCCAAACGAATTATTATGGAAGCGACTTCTTGCGACCTTCCGACAGCAGAGACAACCTTGGAGTTGGCGGGGCGCAAGCCAAAGCTGGCCATTCTGATGATTCTGACAGGCTGTACGTATACGGAAGCCCAAGAGAAATTGGAGCTAACTAAGGGCTTTATCGGGCCTGCAGTACAACAAGCGTAA